A window of Malania oleifera isolate guangnan ecotype guangnan chromosome 5, ASM2987363v1, whole genome shotgun sequence contains these coding sequences:
- the LOC131155759 gene encoding serine carboxypeptidase 2-like, giving the protein MQFSATMGKQCPHLYMFIFLLVIMMLHNLTHGWRKDQAAQLRAFRRGKMRTAAAEEDKWEVAAAGGGFYDDGGKMEDDLIIDLPGMPSAGVTFKQYAGYVTVDELKGRSLFYYFVEAIHDPSSKPLILWLNGGPGCSSFGVGAMGDWSIIIWGGWTKLSSRPANPVSKAPWLGGGKRVANVLFVESPAGVGFSYSNTTSDYNLSGDKRTAEDTYTFLMRWFKRYPLYKNRDFYIMGESYSGFYIPELADTIIKRNMVSSSSIIQLKGIMIGNGIMNDATDHKGVYDYVWSHALISDETHQGLVDHCSQNYSSPTCEDYEERIESEVGPIDFYSIYSPVCSADYSSEYSSSSSASRRRERHAADQHIAAGFDPCDGEYVHAYVNLPQVQKLLHANTTNLPYTWEFCSRMIGSDNWMDSPSTMFPAYKRLIAHGLRIWLYSGDVDAVVPVSSTRYSIHALNLTVTKPWQPWLDDLNQVGGYRVVYEGLTFSTVRGAGHEVPRLQPRRALSLLKHFLSFN; this is encoded by the exons ATGCAGTTCTCAGCGACGATGGGAAAGCAGTGCCCCCACTTGTACATGTTCATCTTTCTCCTAGTTATCATGATGCTTCACAATCTCACCCATGGCTGGCGAAAGGACCAGGCCGCCCAGCTCAGGGCCTTTCGCCGGGGCAAAATGAGGACGGCTGCCGCGGAGGAGGACAAATGGGAGGTGGCTGCCGCCGGGGGTGGGTTTTATGATGATGGTGGAAAAATGGAGGACGATCTCATAATTGATCTTCCTGGCATGCCTTCAGCTGGGGTTACGTTCAAACAGTATGCAGGGTACGTTACTGTGGATGAATTAAAAGGGAGAAGCTTGTTCTATTATTTTGTTGAGGCAATTCATGATCCGTCTTCTAAGCCTCTCATTCTCTGGTTAAATGGAG GGCCGGGGTGTTCGTCATTTGGGGTAGGCGCCATGGGTGATTGGTCCATTATCATATGGGGGGGGTGGACAAAGTTAAGCTCGAGACCGGCAAACCCTGTTTCTAAGGCACCATGGCTTGGGGGGGGGAAGAGAG TTGCGAATGTGTTGTTTGTGGAATCTCCTGCTGGCGTTGGATTTTCCTACTCCAATACTACCTCTGACTACAACTTGTCTGGTGACAAACGCACGG CTGAGGACACATACACATTCTTGATGAGGTGGTTTAAAAGATACCCACTCTACAAGAATCGAGATTTCTACATCATGGGAGAAAGTTATTCAG GTTTTTACATTCCAGAGCTGGCAGATACCATTATCAAGAGAAACATGGTCTCTTCATCCTCAATTATCCAACTTAAAGGAATCATG aTAGGGAATGGGATAATGAACGATGCTACGGATCATAAGGGAGTGTATGATTATGTATGGAGCCATGCATTGATTTCGGATGAAACCCATCAAGGACTGGTGGATCACTGCAGCCAAAACTACAGCAGCCCAACGTGCGAGGATTACGAGGAAAGGATTGAATCTGAGGTTGGCCCAATTGATTTCTACAGCATCTATAGCCCTGTTTGCTCTGCAGATTATTCCTCAGAGTACTCTTCTTCCTCCTCCGCCTCGAGGAGGAGAGAACGCCATGCTGCAGATCAGCATATTGCTGCAGGGTTTGATCCCTGTGATGGAGAATACGTTCATGCTTATGTCAATCTTCCTCAAGTTCAGAAACTTCTACATGCCAACACCACCAACCTCCCTTACACTTGGGAGTTCTGCAG TAGAATGATAGGGAGTGATAATTGGATGGACAGCCCATCAACAATGTTCCCTGCGTATAAAAGACTCATCGCGCATGGCCTTAGAATTTGGCTTTACAG TGGGGATGTAGATGCAGTTGTTCCAGTGTCCAGCACTCGGTACTCCATCCATGCCTTAAACCTCACTGTCACTAAACCTTGGCAGCCCTGGCTTGATGATCTTAACCAG GTGGGAGGGTATAGAGTGGTGTACGAGGGCCTAACTTTCAGCACAGTCAGAGGTGCAGGGCACGAAGTCCCAAGACTCCAGCCCCGCAGGGCTTTATCTCTTTTGAAGCACTTCTTAtctttcaattaa